In one window of Caballeronia sp. TF1N1 DNA:
- a CDS encoding SDR family NAD(P)-dependent oxidoreductase, producing MDLGIRGRVALITGASGGIGLAVAKQLSEEGVHLVLSDVDQQKLEKESGALAQSSLLIAADMTRQQEVDDLVKRGTERFGQIDIVVHTAGVTGAKGDPLELADADYEEAWATDFFSAVRVARAAIPPMRAKGWGRFVCITSENAVQPYWEEAVYNVAKAALAAFIKNLSYKEAAHGVLCNTVSPAFIETGMTNGMMEKRAKQMGVSFDEAVKSFLDEERPGIVQKRRGQPEEVAAAIALLVSDRASFINGSNVRVDGGSVQAIQN from the coding sequence ATGGACTTGGGAATTAGGGGGCGCGTGGCGCTCATCACCGGCGCGAGCGGCGGCATCGGTCTCGCGGTTGCAAAACAATTGAGTGAGGAAGGCGTGCATCTGGTGCTGTCGGACGTGGATCAGCAAAAGCTCGAAAAGGAAAGCGGCGCGCTCGCGCAATCCAGCTTGTTGATTGCGGCCGATATGACCAGGCAACAAGAGGTAGACGATCTCGTCAAGCGAGGCACGGAACGATTCGGGCAGATCGATATCGTGGTTCATACGGCTGGCGTTACCGGCGCAAAAGGCGATCCGCTCGAACTGGCGGATGCAGACTACGAGGAAGCTTGGGCGACCGACTTTTTTTCGGCTGTACGTGTGGCTCGTGCGGCCATTCCGCCCATGCGTGCGAAAGGCTGGGGGCGCTTCGTTTGCATCACGTCCGAGAACGCGGTGCAGCCTTACTGGGAAGAGGCGGTGTACAACGTTGCCAAGGCCGCGCTTGCTGCATTCATCAAAAATCTGTCCTACAAAGAGGCTGCACACGGCGTGCTGTGCAATACCGTCTCGCCTGCATTCATCGAAACCGGCATGACGAACGGTATGATGGAAAAACGCGCCAAGCAAATGGGCGTGTCCTTCGACGAGGCGGTCAAGAGTTTTCTCGACGAGGAACGGCCGGGAATCGTTCAAAAGAGACGAGGTCAGCCCGAGGAAGTCGCGGCGGCCATCGCTTTGCTGGTTTCGGATCGTGCGTCCTTCATCAACGGTAGCAACGTTCGGGTGGATGGCGGCTCGGTTCAGGCAATCCAAAACTGA
- a CDS encoding HD domain-containing phosphohydrolase, whose protein sequence is MTDQEAGQSPLLVFDCVKALAFIGDLSMGQPTDHSPRTAWLASRLASAAGLAIANADVVREAALLRWSGCTANASGFAQVFGDDVAFRQAMLEDHPDWAEPLEALGDAGAALTPLAVTHCEVAGEVARMLGLARATETALRHIFETWDGRGLPSHLTHEAVPVPVSIVSLAGDLEIYSRVYGVDGALAKIAKRADMRYPAVLVGYAKRHAVHWLKELNCLTPAEIDAVLSTAHMRQTTSPELIADVIDLKLPWMTGFSRAVASTALAACARLTSSDESRARVYHAGLIHGIGRASVPNAVWNQPERLSESAWEKVRLVPYWTSRAGRLAGAIGEAAEVASYAYERLDGSGYFRGVRDQALGLEARVLAASVAWVALRSLRPWRAALSPNEAAQRMLDEVAKGRVDANAVDALLTDADAPVRHQVSDAPSRALLSVREIDVLKAISRGASNKEAARELVLSPSTVRTHVENIFRKLECSTRAAATLKASAMGWL, encoded by the coding sequence ATGACTGATCAGGAAGCCGGCCAGTCTCCCTTGCTCGTGTTCGATTGTGTGAAGGCGCTCGCCTTCATCGGTGACTTGAGCATGGGGCAGCCAACCGACCACTCGCCTCGTACGGCGTGGCTCGCCTCGCGTCTGGCGAGTGCGGCCGGTCTCGCGATCGCGAATGCCGACGTAGTGCGCGAGGCGGCGTTGCTGCGCTGGTCCGGTTGCACGGCAAATGCGTCGGGCTTCGCGCAGGTTTTCGGTGACGATGTAGCGTTTCGCCAGGCCATGCTCGAGGATCATCCGGATTGGGCGGAACCGCTCGAAGCGCTCGGCGACGCTGGCGCGGCGCTCACGCCGCTTGCCGTGACCCATTGCGAGGTCGCGGGAGAAGTGGCGCGCATGCTCGGACTCGCGCGCGCGACCGAAACGGCGTTGCGGCACATCTTCGAGACGTGGGACGGTCGCGGCTTGCCTTCGCATCTCACGCACGAAGCGGTTCCCGTGCCTGTGTCCATCGTCTCGCTAGCGGGCGATCTGGAAATTTACAGCCGCGTGTATGGCGTGGACGGGGCGCTCGCTAAAATCGCGAAGCGCGCTGACATGCGCTATCCGGCAGTGCTTGTAGGATATGCGAAGCGCCATGCGGTGCACTGGCTGAAGGAGTTAAATTGCCTGACGCCCGCCGAAATCGATGCGGTTCTTTCAACCGCGCACATGCGGCAGACCACTTCGCCGGAGTTGATCGCAGACGTCATCGACCTCAAACTTCCGTGGATGACGGGCTTCTCGCGCGCGGTTGCATCGACGGCACTGGCGGCGTGCGCCCGGCTCACCTCGAGCGATGAATCGCGCGCCCGGGTCTATCACGCCGGGTTGATCCACGGCATTGGCCGCGCGTCGGTGCCTAACGCGGTGTGGAATCAACCGGAGCGTTTGAGCGAAAGCGCGTGGGAAAAGGTGCGTCTGGTGCCGTACTGGACGTCGCGTGCGGGACGTCTGGCGGGCGCGATAGGTGAAGCGGCGGAGGTCGCATCGTATGCCTATGAACGCCTCGACGGCTCGGGCTATTTTCGCGGCGTGCGCGATCAGGCGCTTGGGTTGGAAGCGCGCGTGCTGGCCGCGTCTGTTGCGTGGGTGGCGCTTCGTTCACTGCGTCCGTGGCGAGCGGCGCTTTCACCCAATGAGGCCGCACAGAGAATGCTCGACGAAGTCGCTAAAGGCCGCGTCGATGCCAATGCGGTCGATGCGCTGCTCACCGACGCCGACGCTCCCGTAAGACATCAGGTAAGCGATGCTCCGTCGCGTGCGCTGCTCTCCGTGCGAGAGATCGACGTCTTGAAAGCGATCTCACGCGGCGCGAGTAACAAGGAAGCCGCACGCGAACTCGTCTTGAGTCCAAGCACGGTGCGCACACACGTAGAGAATATTTTTCGCAAACTCGAATGCTCGACACGCGCGGCGGCAACGCTCAAGGCATCGGCAATGGGCTGGCTTTGA
- a CDS encoding DUF308 domain-containing protein, which yields MSDYSLPEKTLANAERWLKNYYFTRAAVSIVWVALAFVVGLHSVAGAAVLLVIYPAWDALANYIDMSRSGGKTGNRTQAINVAISAATTAAVIIALKTNTAWVLGVVGVWAILSGLLQLATALRRWKRFGAQWAMVLSGAQSALAGCFFLALTPAPLTLAISKIAGYAGVGAAYFLISALWLSAAQFRRHRASTV from the coding sequence ATGTCCGACTACTCACTGCCAGAAAAAACGCTCGCCAACGCAGAGCGCTGGCTCAAGAACTACTATTTCACCCGCGCGGCGGTTTCGATCGTATGGGTGGCGCTGGCCTTCGTGGTCGGATTGCACTCCGTGGCCGGCGCGGCGGTTTTGCTGGTCATCTACCCGGCATGGGATGCGCTCGCGAACTATATCGACATGTCGCGAAGCGGCGGGAAGACCGGCAATCGCACGCAGGCGATCAACGTTGCGATCAGCGCGGCTACGACCGCCGCCGTGATCATTGCGCTCAAAACGAATACGGCATGGGTCCTCGGCGTCGTCGGCGTCTGGGCCATCTTGTCCGGGCTGCTTCAACTCGCCACCGCGTTACGTCGATGGAAGCGCTTCGGCGCGCAATGGGCCATGGTTCTTAGCGGCGCGCAATCGGCACTTGCAGGATGCTTCTTTCTGGCGCTTACACCCGCACCTCTTACGCTTGCGATTTCGAAGATAGCCGGTTACGCGGGCGTCGGTGCGGCCTACTTCCTTATCTCGGCCTTGTGGTTATCGGCTGCGCAATTTCGGCGCCATCGCGCGAGCACGGTCTGA
- a CDS encoding ABC transporter ATP-binding protein yields the protein MLRQVGEFLKRATQAFMLVWSTSPLFLSGLLVATIVAGVLPAAAAVIGQRIVDAVVTASHEPAHRLHWPVIRYLLLEALVLIALAASQRSLSLLQALLRAQLGQKVNLLILEKAQNLSLVQFEDSEFYDRLVRVRRDASSRPLSLVMKSLGLVQNLISVTTFAVLLVRFSPWALVILVVGAIPSFISEARFSGSAFRLFGRRTPESRQQNYIESLLSSEANIKEVKLFGFAPLLLQRYRDTFEKLYAEDRALTLRRDGWGFLLGVVGTIAFYAAYGWIVLETVSGAISLGQMTMYLVLFRQGQSAVSSSLSSIGGLYEDGLYLSDLFEFLAQPENVSSGHLTQGTHPGQGLQFERVSFAYPGAERPALTDISFDLKPGQTLALVGENGSGKTTLIKLLTRLYTPSAGRILLDGSDLQEWDEYTLRRRIGVIFQDFIRYQFKAGENLGVGDIEAFSDRTRWSEAAQKGMAAAFIEQMENGYETQLGRWFAGGRELSGGQWQKIALSRAYMRESADILILDEPTAALDPEAEAGVFEQFQAQSGQRMSILISHRFSSVRGADQIIVLDQGRILESGSHRQLLALNGRYAHLFGLQAQGYK from the coding sequence ATGCTGCGTCAGGTCGGCGAGTTTCTCAAGCGAGCTACGCAAGCGTTCATGCTCGTCTGGAGCACGTCACCGCTATTTCTCAGTGGGCTTCTCGTCGCGACCATCGTTGCCGGCGTGCTTCCCGCGGCGGCCGCGGTCATTGGGCAGCGTATCGTCGACGCGGTCGTCACGGCCTCCCACGAACCAGCGCATCGCTTACATTGGCCGGTCATTCGCTATCTCCTCCTCGAAGCATTGGTGCTCATTGCCCTTGCGGCGAGCCAGCGGTCGTTGTCCTTGCTGCAGGCGCTACTCCGCGCGCAACTCGGGCAGAAGGTCAACCTGCTTATATTGGAGAAGGCTCAAAACTTGAGTCTCGTTCAATTCGAGGATTCAGAGTTCTACGACCGCCTTGTAAGAGTACGGCGAGACGCGTCTTCACGGCCGTTGTCGCTCGTGATGAAGTCGCTCGGTCTGGTACAAAACCTCATCTCCGTCACGACTTTCGCGGTGTTGCTCGTGAGGTTTTCGCCGTGGGCGCTTGTCATCCTGGTCGTCGGTGCCATACCGAGCTTTATTTCCGAAGCGCGATTCTCGGGTAGCGCCTTCCGGCTCTTTGGGCGAAGGACGCCCGAAAGCAGACAGCAGAATTACATCGAGTCTCTGCTCTCGAGCGAAGCGAACATCAAGGAAGTCAAGCTGTTTGGCTTTGCCCCGCTTCTTCTGCAGCGCTATCGCGACACCTTCGAGAAGCTCTATGCCGAAGACCGCGCGCTCACGTTGCGACGAGACGGTTGGGGTTTTCTGCTCGGCGTGGTCGGCACCATCGCGTTCTATGCGGCTTATGGATGGATTGTCCTTGAGACGGTGAGCGGAGCCATCTCGCTGGGGCAGATGACGATGTACCTCGTGCTGTTCAGGCAAGGTCAGAGTGCGGTGAGCAGCAGCCTGTCCTCGATTGGCGGGCTCTACGAGGATGGTCTCTACCTGAGCGACTTGTTCGAGTTCCTCGCGCAACCCGAAAACGTGAGCTCCGGTCATCTGACTCAAGGAACGCATCCGGGACAAGGTCTGCAGTTCGAGCGTGTGTCGTTCGCTTATCCGGGCGCCGAGCGCCCGGCACTGACCGACATCAGCTTCGATTTGAAGCCCGGGCAGACACTTGCTTTGGTAGGCGAGAACGGCTCGGGCAAGACCACGCTCATCAAGCTTCTCACGCGCCTTTACACGCCGTCCGCCGGTCGTATCCTTCTCGATGGTTCGGACCTCCAGGAGTGGGACGAATACACACTGCGCCGCCGGATCGGTGTCATTTTCCAGGACTTCATTCGTTACCAGTTCAAGGCTGGCGAGAACTTGGGCGTCGGCGATATCGAAGCCTTCTCGGACAGGACCCGATGGAGCGAAGCGGCACAGAAGGGCATGGCTGCCGCGTTCATCGAGCAGATGGAAAACGGATACGAGACGCAACTTGGACGCTGGTTTGCGGGTGGTCGAGAACTGTCGGGCGGGCAGTGGCAGAAGATTGCGCTGTCAAGGGCCTATATGCGGGAAAGCGCGGATATCCTGATTCTCGACGAGCCGACCGCCGCCCTCGACCCCGAAGCCGAGGCTGGGGTGTTCGAGCAGTTTCAGGCGCAGTCAGGACAGCGGATGTCGATCCTGATTTCACATCGTTTTTCGAGCGTGCGAGGAGCCGACCAAATCATCGTGCTGGACCAGGGGCGGATACTGGAAAGCGGAAGCCATCGACAACTACTCGCGCTGAATGGACGTTATGCGCATCTGTTCGGCCTACAGGCGCAGGGTTACAAATAA
- a CDS encoding FAD-binding oxidoreductase yields the protein MDFDAVVLGGGIVGTSIAIHLQRRGLAVALIDRKPPGNETSLGNAGIIQREGVYPYAFPRDLAKIARYASNRATDVRFHAAAMPKLVPFLYRYWHHSRADRHAKIAKAYSTLIEHSVSEHRELIEAAGAQSLVRTQGWINAFRTSKAFEAAMAEASHWQDAYGIPFDVLADGALQAAEPSLGPALRYAIRYSSAESVSDPSGLVGAYANLFEKLGGTFFIGDASTLESGWRVTTESGVVTADQVVVALGPWANDVTTKLGYALPLEVKRGYHMHYAAKPGATLNQPVLDAEIGYVITPMVRGIRLTTGVELGLRDSPKTPVQLEAVEPFARQTFPIGERLDEAPWLGRRPCTPDMMPVIGRAPNHEKLWFAFGHAHHGLTLGPVTGRLIAELMTGEDPFVDPHPFRAERF from the coding sequence ATGGACTTCGATGCAGTCGTATTGGGCGGGGGTATTGTCGGAACGTCGATAGCGATTCATTTGCAGCGCCGTGGACTCGCCGTTGCACTGATCGATCGCAAGCCTCCAGGCAATGAAACCTCACTCGGCAATGCAGGAATAATTCAGCGCGAGGGCGTTTATCCCTATGCTTTTCCTCGCGACCTCGCCAAGATTGCCAGGTATGCGAGCAATCGCGCCACGGATGTTCGATTTCATGCGGCGGCAATGCCTAAGCTGGTGCCGTTTCTTTATCGTTATTGGCATCATTCGCGCGCCGACCGTCACGCAAAGATTGCGAAGGCTTACTCGACCCTCATCGAGCACAGCGTCTCGGAGCATCGCGAGTTGATCGAAGCGGCCGGAGCGCAATCTTTAGTGCGAACGCAAGGCTGGATAAACGCATTCCGAACTTCAAAAGCGTTCGAAGCGGCCATGGCGGAGGCGTCGCATTGGCAGGACGCCTATGGCATCCCGTTCGACGTTCTCGCCGATGGCGCTTTACAGGCAGCGGAACCCTCTCTTGGTCCCGCGCTCAGATATGCAATCCGGTACTCGTCGGCGGAGTCCGTGAGTGATCCATCGGGGCTCGTCGGCGCTTACGCAAACTTATTCGAAAAGCTCGGCGGCACGTTCTTCATTGGCGACGCGTCGACACTCGAGTCCGGGTGGCGAGTCACCACCGAGTCGGGTGTGGTCACCGCGGACCAGGTCGTCGTTGCCTTAGGACCGTGGGCCAATGACGTCACGACGAAGCTGGGTTACGCGTTGCCGCTCGAAGTAAAGCGCGGCTACCACATGCACTATGCGGCGAAGCCTGGAGCAACGTTGAATCAGCCCGTTCTCGATGCGGAAATCGGTTACGTCATCACGCCGATGGTTCGTGGCATCAGATTGACGACCGGCGTCGAGCTAGGCCTTCGTGACTCACCGAAAACGCCTGTGCAACTCGAGGCCGTGGAGCCCTTCGCCCGTCAGACGTTTCCAATCGGCGAACGTCTCGACGAGGCGCCCTGGCTCGGACGCCGGCCTTGCACGCCCGACATGATGCCTGTCATCGGCCGCGCACCGAATCATGAGAAGCTTTGGTTCGCCTTCGGGCACGCTCATCACGGGCTGACCCTCGGTCCCGTTACCGGACGGCTCATCGCCGAGTTGATGACGGGCGAAGATCCGTTCGTGGACCCGCATCCGTTCCGGGCGGAGCGGTTTTAG
- a CDS encoding sugar transporter produces the protein MLTHHLSFFKRPWWGVMALTFAAFIFNTTEFVPVGLLTAIGNSLDMRPTDVGVVMTIYAWTVSVASLPLTLFVREVERRTLLMRVFIVFILSHIVTGVAPNFEIFVLGRIGIAFAHAVFWSISIPLVVRLVPPDGERRALAMISIGTSVAMVAGVPIGRAIGDTFGWRATFQIIAGAAVLGMGALWLTLPKLDSQGSGSLNSLPKLLKTPVLVALFAVTVLTVCAHFTSYTYLEPFARAVTGASNIEVTFLLVLFGAAGVPAAVCFSRFYANRPRRFLLWTLCALAACLLLLWPCGQYVGTLSMLLLFWGVAIICFGLAMQAHVLRLAPDAADIAISMFSALYNIGIGAGALVGKFVARDVGLAWIGMFGAAVAVLGAVVCWLAFLAARRGTRRAAPLLTH, from the coding sequence ATGCTCACGCACCATCTATCGTTTTTCAAGCGCCCTTGGTGGGGTGTCATGGCGCTGACTTTCGCGGCGTTCATCTTCAACACCACCGAATTCGTGCCCGTCGGTTTGCTTACCGCAATTGGTAACAGCCTCGACATGCGTCCGACCGACGTCGGCGTGGTGATGACCATTTACGCATGGACGGTGTCCGTCGCGTCATTACCGTTGACCTTGTTCGTCCGCGAAGTAGAACGCCGCACCCTGCTAATGCGCGTCTTTATCGTGTTCATACTCAGTCATATCGTGACTGGAGTCGCGCCGAACTTCGAGATATTCGTACTGGGTAGAATCGGCATTGCGTTTGCGCATGCCGTCTTTTGGTCGATCTCCATCCCGCTCGTCGTGCGCCTGGTTCCACCGGACGGAGAGCGCCGTGCACTCGCGATGATATCGATCGGAACATCGGTCGCCATGGTGGCCGGTGTCCCCATCGGACGAGCGATAGGCGATACCTTCGGATGGCGCGCGACCTTCCAGATCATCGCAGGCGCAGCGGTGCTCGGCATGGGCGCGTTATGGTTGACGTTGCCAAAACTCGATAGCCAGGGTTCAGGTTCGTTGAACAGTCTGCCAAAGCTCCTCAAGACACCCGTGCTGGTTGCGCTCTTTGCGGTGACGGTTCTTACGGTCTGCGCGCACTTCACTTCCTACACTTATCTCGAACCGTTTGCTCGCGCCGTGACAGGCGCGAGCAATATCGAAGTGACATTTCTGCTGGTGCTGTTCGGTGCCGCGGGCGTTCCGGCCGCGGTCTGCTTCAGCCGCTTTTACGCCAACCGCCCGCGCCGGTTCCTGCTGTGGACCTTGTGTGCCCTTGCCGCTTGCTTGCTGTTGCTTTGGCCTTGCGGACAGTACGTCGGCACGCTGTCGATGCTCTTGCTGTTCTGGGGCGTGGCGATCATCTGCTTCGGGCTTGCCATGCAGGCACACGTGCTGCGACTGGCTCCGGATGCGGCGGACATAGCCATCTCGATGTTTTCCGCTCTGTACAATATAGGCATCGGAGCCGGCGCGCTGGTCGGAAAGTTCGTCGCTCGCGATGTCGGGCTAGCCTGGATAGGAATGTTCGGCGCAGCGGTCGCCGTGCTTGGCGCGGTAGTGTGTTGGCTCGCGTTCTTGGCGGCACGTCGTGGCACGCGGCGCGCTGCGCCCCTTTTGACTCACTAG
- a CDS encoding alpha/beta fold hydrolase, which translates to MTAIPVIRYQSENIDGLNVFYREAGPSEAPVVLLLHGFPTSSHMFRNLIPILAEKYHVVAPDYPGFGQSDAPDHTVFKYGFQHYAEIVDALLKRLGIDRFAMYVMDYGAPLGYRLALMDPARVTGLIVQNGNAYVEGLREFWNPIKAYWADNSVKNREALHSLVTLDTTIFQYTDGVSDVSRISPDNWIHDQALLDRPGNREIQMDLFLDYGTNVPLYPEFQAFFRERRPPTIIMWGKNDKIFPEEGAHPYLRDLPDAQIHILDTGHFALEDKLDEMAPLLIDFLDRSLVRSKT; encoded by the coding sequence ATGACCGCGATTCCTGTCATTCGATACCAGTCCGAGAATATCGATGGGCTCAACGTGTTCTACAGAGAAGCGGGGCCTTCTGAAGCCCCCGTGGTGCTGCTGTTGCACGGCTTTCCCACGTCCTCGCATATGTTCCGCAATCTCATTCCCATCCTGGCCGAGAAGTATCACGTAGTCGCGCCCGATTACCCGGGCTTCGGTCAGAGCGATGCGCCCGATCACACCGTCTTCAAGTACGGCTTTCAGCACTATGCTGAAATCGTCGATGCGTTGCTCAAGCGTCTTGGCATCGACCGCTTTGCAATGTACGTGATGGACTACGGTGCGCCTTTGGGATACCGCCTCGCGCTCATGGACCCGGCGCGGGTGACGGGGCTCATCGTTCAGAACGGCAACGCGTATGTCGAAGGGCTGCGCGAATTCTGGAACCCGATCAAAGCGTATTGGGCAGACAATTCGGTCAAGAATCGCGAAGCGCTGCACAGTCTCGTGACGCTGGACACGACAATTTTTCAATACACGGACGGCGTATCGGATGTATCGAGAATCAGCCCGGATAACTGGATTCACGATCAGGCGCTGCTCGACCGGCCCGGCAACCGCGAAATCCAGATGGACCTCTTTCTGGACTATGGGACGAACGTGCCGCTCTATCCTGAGTTTCAGGCGTTCTTCCGTGAGCGTCGGCCGCCGACCATCATCATGTGGGGCAAGAACGACAAGATCTTCCCGGAAGAAGGCGCGCATCCTTATCTGCGGGATCTTCCGGATGCGCAAATACACATTCTCGACACGGGACACTTCGCGCTGGAAGACAAGCTCGACGAGATGGCGCCACTCTTGATCGATTTTCTCGATCGCTCGCTCGTGCGATCGAAGACGTAG
- a CDS encoding 2OG-Fe(II) oxygenase, protein MAMYAAQLLTPARVGAKRAATLLRGDSTRWFQPDALSPRQQTFADRIEALQMTLNRELFLGLVDSESHYAVYRPGTGYTRHLDCLRNNDSRVISAVFYLNEAWQDVEGGALRLYLADQTHHDVFPRAGTLLLFLSAHFEHEVLPATRDRLSIACWMRQRV, encoded by the coding sequence ATGGCGATGTATGCAGCCCAGTTGCTGACACCCGCCCGTGTGGGTGCCAAACGCGCGGCCACGCTCTTGCGCGGCGACAGTACGCGCTGGTTCCAGCCCGATGCGTTGAGTCCGCGGCAGCAGACGTTCGCCGATCGCATCGAAGCGCTGCAGATGACGCTCAACCGCGAACTGTTTCTAGGCCTGGTCGATAGCGAATCACACTACGCGGTGTATCGGCCAGGTACCGGATACACACGTCATCTCGATTGCCTGCGCAATAACGACAGCCGCGTGATTTCCGCCGTGTTCTATCTCAACGAAGCGTGGCAGGACGTCGAAGGCGGCGCACTGCGGCTCTACCTTGCCGATCAGACACATCACGACGTCTTTCCACGCGCCGGGACGCTGCTGTTGTTTCTCTCGGCACACTTCGAACACGAGGTGCTGCCCGCAACGCGCGATCGCTTGAGCATCGCGTGCTGGATGAGGCAACGAGTGTGA
- a CDS encoding MFS transporter, giving the protein MEQSTTAPHVPESDLGDAESTASNDQASPRVRRIQRTALALLLLSGVINYIDRATLSIANPLIRQDLGLSVGEMGLLLSAFLWAYAFAQLPAGALVDRFGARVMLSVSLAMWSIAQAFGGVVTSFAQFFAARMVLGIGEAPQFPTSAKVVRDWFGKKERGAATGIWNSSSTLGTAISAPLLTVVMLTVGWRWMFGIMGIAGLVVALCFYLVHRDPRQVDLTHRERAYLTDVDGEVQTRPTWREWRRLLEFGTTWGMLLGFFGTIYVLWLYNAWLPTYLQMEFHLTISKSGWVAAVPYLFGVVGSLSGGKICDVLARRGVSAVNSRKYPMAASLFGVCVFTILTGLTHSATLAVVFISISMLLLYVSSSAAWATASVAAPANCTASIGAMQNFGGYFGGALAPVVTGFIVQKTHSFQPALFVGAGVAAVAVIGYWLLVRGPIPPAALSHEA; this is encoded by the coding sequence ATGGAGCAATCCACCACGGCGCCGCATGTCCCGGAATCCGACCTTGGCGATGCTGAGAGCACGGCATCGAATGACCAGGCTTCACCGAGAGTGCGGCGAATTCAGCGTACCGCACTTGCTTTGCTGCTCCTGAGCGGAGTCATCAATTACATCGACCGCGCGACGCTGTCCATTGCGAATCCGCTCATCCGGCAGGATCTCGGCCTTTCGGTCGGGGAAATGGGCCTGTTGCTGTCGGCGTTTCTATGGGCTTATGCGTTTGCGCAACTCCCGGCGGGTGCGCTGGTCGATCGCTTCGGTGCGCGTGTCATGCTTTCTGTAAGCCTTGCGATGTGGTCGATAGCGCAAGCGTTCGGCGGCGTCGTGACCAGTTTCGCTCAGTTCTTCGCGGCGCGCATGGTGCTCGGCATAGGCGAGGCGCCGCAGTTTCCGACGAGCGCCAAAGTCGTTCGTGACTGGTTCGGCAAGAAAGAGCGCGGTGCCGCCACGGGCATCTGGAACAGCTCGTCGACGCTCGGCACCGCCATATCGGCGCCCTTGCTCACGGTCGTCATGTTGACTGTCGGATGGCGATGGATGTTCGGCATCATGGGTATCGCGGGCCTCGTCGTGGCGCTGTGCTTCTACCTCGTGCATCGCGACCCGCGTCAGGTCGACCTGACGCATCGGGAGCGCGCCTATCTGACCGACGTCGATGGCGAAGTGCAGACCCGTCCGACATGGCGCGAGTGGCGCCGTCTGTTGGAGTTCGGAACGACGTGGGGCATGCTGCTGGGTTTCTTCGGCACGATCTACGTCTTGTGGCTTTACAACGCATGGCTGCCGACGTACCTGCAAATGGAATTTCATCTCACCATCTCGAAGTCGGGATGGGTGGCGGCCGTTCCGTATCTCTTCGGCGTGGTGGGTAGTTTGTCCGGTGGAAAGATCTGCGACGTGCTTGCGCGGCGCGGCGTATCGGCGGTCAACAGCCGGAAATACCCGATGGCCGCATCGCTTTTCGGTGTCTGCGTCTTCACGATTCTGACGGGCCTCACGCACAGCGCGACGCTGGCAGTCGTGTTCATCTCCATCTCGATGTTGCTTCTGTATGTATCGAGCAGTGCAGCCTGGGCGACGGCGTCCGTTGCCGCGCCCGCCAACTGCACCGCGTCGATCGGCGCGATGCAGAACTTCGGCGGCTACTTCGGCGGGGCGCTGGCGCCGGTGGTCACGGGCTTCATCGTGCAAAAGACGCATTCGTTCCAGCCCGCGCTGTTCGTGGGAGCGGGCGTTGCCGCTGTTGCGGTGATCGGCTATTGGTTGCTCGTGCGCGGCCCGATTCCGCCTGCCGCGCTCAGTCACGAAGCGTAA
- a CDS encoding type II toxin-antitoxin system Phd/YefM family antitoxin: MHIADHVKPISYLKSEAAQIVKDLAESGEPLIITQNGEAKLVVQDVRTYEAAQQTLAMLKILAIGQKQIEREDYVEGDAFFSELDGLDREERLR; encoded by the coding sequence ATGCACATTGCCGATCATGTGAAGCCGATCAGCTATTTAAAGAGCGAAGCGGCACAAATCGTCAAGGACCTTGCCGAGTCCGGCGAGCCGCTAATCATCACGCAGAACGGCGAAGCAAAGCTCGTGGTGCAGGATGTGCGAACTTACGAAGCCGCCCAGCAGACACTCGCCATGTTGAAGATTCTGGCAATCGGTCAAAAGCAGATCGAACGCGAGGATTATGTCGAAGGCGATGCATTCTTTTCGGAACTCGACGGATTGGACCGCGAGGAAAGGCTTCGTTGA
- a CDS encoding type II toxin-antitoxin system RelE/ParE family toxin, translating to MPALLKYRVLPTARIGIEELRSYIVRTFGWETWRQTSAHLQETITQIRQFPESGHIPVELEGFVDDTFRQVISGKNRIIYQVREGVLYIHLVCDTRRDLQALLQRIVLRLI from the coding sequence ATGCCGGCGCTGTTGAAGTACCGGGTGTTGCCGACAGCCCGAATCGGCATCGAGGAACTGAGAAGTTATATCGTCCGTACTTTCGGCTGGGAAACGTGGCGTCAGACCTCTGCGCACTTGCAGGAGACGATCACGCAAATCCGCCAGTTCCCCGAGAGCGGCCATATTCCGGTTGAACTCGAAGGTTTCGTCGACGACACTTTCCGACAAGTCATTTCCGGCAAGAACCGAATTATTTATCAAGTGCGCGAAGGCGTTCTGTACATCCATCTCGTCTGCGATACGCGACGCGATCTGCAAGCACTCCTTCAGCGAATCGTGCTGCGGCTTATCTGA